The Aspergillus luchuensis IFO 4308 DNA, chromosome 7, nearly complete sequence genome has a segment encoding these proteins:
- a CDS encoding formin-binding protein HOF1 (COG:D;~EggNog:ENOG410QEC6;~InterPro:IPR001060,IPR027267,IPR036028,IPR031160, IPR001452;~PFAM:PF14604,PF00018,PF00611,PF07653;~go_function: GO:0005515 - protein binding [Evidence IEA]) — protein sequence MPGTVADGPTVAMSFANNFWGKEDAGVGPMLDRMHTSKVSCDELKTFYNIRAAIEDEYARKLLALCRKPLGSTEIGSLRSSFDTVRGETEAIAKAHAAIAGQMKRELEEPLIAFAGGSKERRKIIQNGIERLLKTKIQQTQTVNKTRDRYEQDCLRIKGYLAQGHMVMGHEERKNKAKLEKTQIQLASSSSEYEAAIKILEETTTRWNKEWKAACDKFQDLEEERLDFTKSSLWTYANIASTVCVSDDASCEKIRLSLEDCEVEKDIIYFIKEKGTGQDIPDPPKFINFCRGDINDTSSEISEEEGYSVAQFQRTINPAYRTSSPQPSSYEPQIDPDAEIAAKINGPSTPSSREATITPQKPPQQPMQQPVQKPVQQPMQQQPQQPIQQPVHPPVQQPMQPPMQPPVQQPMPQPMPQQMPQQMQQPMQQPAPLDLRRGGQLPPNYDPNQHGEIAKVPHNAYPTDGMTMFCRTGPPSERSSGSNSAYRPSSRDSQSEVSNPTSMSSQEPPSARQSPTKPTNGVALPGLGADKQVQKKRSAFFSNSPFRRKSRHDKDRQSGPSQPPSRGTWESPSKSTSPVKAPQPQQPISVPDPDRVSGSPEPVDPRANFQLNVGNNVFDVDSPDKDKKGSPSKAAKAGEEELDPIARALADLKVAGKQSTTRVSADRYHGIATPVPPVAANPGAVSTPPPAYNDSSLKRLDAPQPAFTSAQMQKTTQRYTGQAQSMLRGSSKPPSMTSRHGGQSQEATRARSPGPGRSASPHASPRVDTRMGQYSRAASPSPTYHSSSSMRSRYNQSPTVPSPSQRPVDASPTAEYARRGSSRAVSPQPQYRQSPTMAPRGVSPQPQYRQPQNTMPRAVSPQLQFRQQTRPSSAGGMELQLSGQPDMYAGSRDGYGSRRGSGRPMSYYDEAASVRSRSRSRTVAVADPSRQFSRDGRPILHFARAMYSYTAAIPEELGFSKGDVLSVIRLQDDGWWEAEITTARSRTGLVPSNYLQII from the exons ATGCCGGGCACAGTTGCAGATGGGCCAACAGTGGCCATGTCCT TTGCCAACAACTTTTGGGGCAAGGAAGACGCGGGTGTTGGGCCAATGTTGGATAGAATGCACACGTCGAAAGTATCGTGTGATGAGTTAAAGACATTCTACAACA TACGGGCTGCTATTGAGGATGAGTACGCGCGAAAGCTTCTAGCACTATGTCGCAAGCCACTAGGATCAACAGAGATAGGCTCCCTCCGGTCGTCCTTCGATACCGTCCGCGGTGAGACTGAGGCTATTGCCAAGGCCCACGCAGCAATTGCGGgccagatgaagagggagCTAGAGGAGCCATTGATTGCTTTCGCCGGTGGTTCCAAGGAACGAAGAAAGATCATACAGAACGGTATTGAGCGTCTTCTGAAGACTAAAATCCAACAGACTCAGACTGTCAACAAG ACCAGAGATCGGTATGAACAAGATTGCCTGCGGATCAAGGGTTATTTGGCTCAGGGGCACATGGTCATGGGCCACGAAGAGCGTAAGAACAAAGCGAAATTGGAGAAGACGCAAATACAACTGGCATCGAGCAGTAGCGAGTATGAAGCAGCTATTAAAATTCTCGAAGAAACTACTACACGCTGGAACAAGGAGTGGAAGGCAGCTTGTGAT AAATTCCAAGAtctcgaggaagagagacttGACTTTACAAAAAGCAGTTTATGGACGTATGCGAATATTGCATCAACTGTCTGCGTCAGTGACGATGCG TCCTGCGAGAAAATCCGACTTTCCCTGGAAGACTGCGAAGTTGAAAAGGACATAATCTACTTCATCAAAGAGAAAGGAACTGGTCAGGATATTCCTGACCCTCCCAAGTTTATCAACTTTTGCCGGGGCGACATCAACGATACCAGCTCGGAAAtatctgaagaagaagggtacTCGGTAGCCCAGTTCCAACGGACGATAAACCCAGCATATCGCACTTCATCACCGCAGCCTTCTTCGTACGAGCCCCAAATTGACCCCGATGCTGAGATTGCAGCCAAGATAAACGGCCCGTCCACTCCTTCGAGCAGGGAAGCTACAATCACTCCGCAAAAACCACCACAGCAACCGATGCAGCAGCCCGTACAGAAGCCTGTGCAGCAGCCGATGCAGCAACAGCCGCAACAGCCAATCCAGCAGCCGGTGCATCCGCCAGTGCAGCAGCCTATGCAGCCGCCAATGCAGCCACCCGTGCAGCAACCTATGCCACAGCCAATGCCTCAGCAGATGCCGCAACAAATGCAACAACCGATGCAGCAACCCGCTCCCTTGGATCTACGGCGCGGCGGTCAGCTTCCACCGAACTATGACCCCAACCAGCATGGTGAAATTGCGAAGGTGCCACACAACGCTTATCCCACCGATGGTATGACCATGTTCTGCAGGACAGGTCCGCCTTCAGAGCGCAGCTCGGGATCCAATAGCGCCTACCGACCATCCAGTCGGGATTCCCAGAGCGAAGTGTCAAACCCTACATCGATGTCGAGTCAGGAGCCACCAAGTGCTAGACAATCTCCCACGAAACCCACGAATGGTGTAGCCCTTCCAGGTCTAGGGGCAGACAAACAGGtacaaaagaagaggagtGCGTTCTTCAGCAACAGTCCCTTCCGACGGAAGAGTCGCCATGATAAAGACCGCCAGTCTGGACCGTCTCAACCACCTTCTCGCGGCACTTGGGAGTCACCGTCAAAGTCCACCAGTCCTGTTAAagctcctcaaccccaacagCCAATTTCGGTTCCCGACCCCGACCGAGTATCTGGAAGCCCCGAGCCCGTGGATCCAAGGGCAAACTTCCAGCTTAATGTTGGAAACAATGTTTTTGATGTGGACTCCCCTGACAAGGATAAGAAGGGATCCCCATCGAAAGCAGCCAAGGCTGGTGAAGAGGAACTCGATCCGATTGCCCGGGCTCTTGCAGATCTGAAAGTAGCAGGGAAGCAATCAACCACTCGTGTATCTGCTGACAGATACCACGGGATTGCAACTCCAGTGCCACCGGTAGCTGCTAACCCAGGTGCTGTGAGCACACCTCCCCCCGCTTACAACGATTCATCCCTGAAACGCCTCGACGCTCCGCAACCCGCATTCACGTCAGCGCAGATGCAGAAAACAACTCAGAGATACACTGGCCAGGCCCAGAGTATGCTTCGTGGCTCGAGCAAGCCCCCTTCAATGACAAGCCGACACGGTGGACAGTCCCAGGAGGCGACCCGGGCTCGTTCACCCGGTCCAGGACGAAGTGCGAGCCCTCATGCCAGCCCTCGAGTTGACACCCGCATGGGGCAATACAGTAGAGCGGCTAGCCCTAGTCCAACCTACCATTCGAGCAGCAGCATGAGAAGCCGGTATAACCAATCGCCAACcgtcccatccccatcccagcGTCCCGTGGATGCATCTCCAACTGCAGAATATGCCCGAAGAGGATCTTCGCGTGCCGTGTCTCCTCAGCCACAATACCGGCAGTCTCCCACCATGGCACCGCGCGGCGTGTCCCCGCAGCCTCAATACAGACAGCCTCAGAACACAATGCCCCGTGCCGTCTCACCACAGCTGCAGTTCAGACAACAAACCCGGCCATCCAGCGCCGGAGGCATGGAGCTTCAGCTTTCCGGACAACCCGACATGTATGCTGGCAGTCGTGACGGGTACGGCTCTCGACGCGGCAGCGGTAGACCCATGTCATACTACGACGAGGCCGCGAGCGTGAGGAGTCGGTCTAGGAGCAGAACAGTCGCTGTTGCCGATCCCAGCAGACAATTCAGCCGCGACGGTCGACCCATCCTTCACTTCG CACGAGCCATGTACAGCTACACCGCCGCCATCCCCGAAGAGCTAGGCTTCAGCAAAGGCGACGTCCTATCAGTAATCCGCCTCCAAGACGACGGCTGGTGGGAAGCCGAAATCACCACCGCACGCAGCCGAACCGGATTAGTCCCGAGCAACTACCTCCAAATCATCTAA
- a CDS encoding CCR4-NOT core subunit CDC39 (BUSCO:EOG092600SK;~COG:K;~EggNog:ENOG410PIRN;~InterPro:IPR040398,IPR016021,IPR007196,IPR038535, IPR032194,IPR032193,IPR032191,IPR024557;~PFAM:PF12842,PF04054,PF16415,PF16417,PF16418;~go_component: GO:0030015 - CCR4-NOT core complex [Evidence IEA];~go_process: GO:0006417 - regulation of translation [Evidence IEA]), protein MTFPPPPPSSQSSIASGTDKSSSTRPARSQQSPWGPSVSQSSVRRGLTPLATNNLSSLASASRGPPQSNSPGPGGSTASPLTSSFSAVLSSARGHPVGRNVPSPASTPSPFASFQSGSQQHQQPGQSLSSPKFRAHTPSSGSHLASAAGSVAGGGGSGGGGGGTGSSRGATFSPLLSGTTVNSPTGFPSDKPGSAASGSAAHASQSSLTKISIAQVFLLLDSITEKEGREKWETKAAQIHKLVESNGMEVFSKYFRRLLTGNAPQIFPGVNKSVENAGNYPLLVQEMQKVSQDIEQAQKIAETVDTSEGDIFRDFDLSTFLDHFKLDPLVKVSLALAFKTANKSDLRAKADAIISNSITPFLQSLATLSDVSKDYKNSFIGMTIERFILYPPRNFTDEVKGKLVYAANLRYQKLGVDMPFEVASALQMFNFINPRYTLVRQLHSRGPKATSNADAVTETINSTGSECWGEEHIASALLFLVLSQHWREFSLETFLGAVQAHYGEKRINWSLIFRSFDREGLRLDTRQFAKLYAVLLAAATDDPSLDIQKLWGGDWEHRDTQMSFLTAFIASRTDVSQIPNLRATFPSDFFADGPELVRLQGERAAKSPLRSLDAMRAIFDLALFSQASWAAAESQLMIKAVVQYDLPVFLCSALSLPQPWTSVQQSFVLRTLIVFILKQEEGYHLALHGAWHQDRQWVAEQLFTTFTQDPTSTAAIYEHAVEFGWLDYLLGYTNGLAMDLACYAHRKGPFDLEQWVRNAAQKGPMDMGSLLSKFLRIKAEDELHVQRKEQSAPQMVSLAVKTVFTLLSVLEEYVGDRENLTPVQRICIQTYPRLINYGEGFDDIIDANGENGNSLPEAVDKQMQELFGKMYHEELSLREILELMRRYKSSREPAEQDLFACMVHGLIDEYHCYHEYPLEALTKTAVMFGGIINFRLVDGITLKVGLGMILEAVRDHEMHDPMYKFGVEAIEQLINRLPEWAGFCHLLLQIPTLQGTTIYQKAEEVLREQGSQVRDEPGRADSIPGAAVNGNVDENATADGSTRKFVSVHVDPLLRPEVYRDPDEDVQDKILFVLNNVSEQNIDEKLRDLTDVLRDQHHQWFASYLVEERAKLQPNFQQLYLDLLDRINDKLLWAEVLRETYVSVSKLLNSEATINSSTDRGHLKNLGAWLGSLTIAKDKPIKHKNVYFKGLLLEGFDSQRLTIVIPFTCKVLVQATKSTVFNPPNPWLMDILALLMELYHFAELKLNLKFEIEVLCKDLDLDHKTIEPSVIIRDRSAHIEDALSTANIPDGLEAFEDMTLTSINQGIRHERLSPAAIMSTLPSLDKILVLPSSASSMVDPNVLRQIVHSAVERAIAEIITPVVERSVTIASISTVQLVSKDFAMEPDEERVRHAAGIMVRQLAGSLALVTCKEPLKVSMTNYIRMIQQEYSDQPMPEGLILMCVNDNLDAACGIVEKAAEEKSLPEIEKVIEPQLEARRRHRAARPNEPFIDPSMNRWGLFIPEPYRQAAGGLNKEQLAIYEEFARQARGPAAAHVQNVSTDSGRQLPDVLQEPYSPIPNLSTPAEQPAVPHRTPQAQQDARLQQTGLVGAQSQLNGFLEAQSPREKVESIVSELQQAARNAPEERIRDLGRESAVLQEYNQALRTILASPNGEELARLTGLRICTTLYSQTPGTLEIEVLAHLLAKLCDMSTLVARYTWAILSEVDDEHMFNVPVTVALIDVGLLDIRRVDMILTRLILQKNTAALDVLSNLMDRVLFSEEPSALRSDFSGSLEAMSQWLAEDSDVTVANDIIRKLRESGIPEVVNPLLSDKARSKRDQMEYIFSEWIGIYKAPGAIDRTYYSFLKDLHQRQVMDNQEDSALFFRLSIDISVAMFDHESQNPSGSLDEAFLYIDALGKLVVLLVKFQGESTGAAKTSKAAFFNSTLSLLVLVLNHHHVMRGEAFNQRVFFRLFSSILCEYSMNGLQQSDQHQDMMFAFANKFLSLQPKYCPGFVYGWLSLVSHRFFMSGMLNMPERAGWGPYCEIMQALLSYIGEQLKPASISYVAKDLYKGVLRILLILHHDFPEFVAENHFQFCNVIPAHCAQLRNLVLSAYPSSFHKLPDPFREGLKVERLEEMREAPRIAGDTAGPLEQANIKSAVDSALQSTNASDSVIQQISDAVYNPPTKETGPYYTPINVNVVLLNALVLYIGQSAVSANATKGNIRAAFDNSPHSALLEKLAKAFRPEARYYLLSGMANQLRYPNSHTYFFSFAILRLFGTDYSEQDDSDIRQQIIRVLLERLIVHRPHPWGLIITLQELLQNRSYTFFRLPFIQAAPEIGRLFDALLQHIQQQSPRAMA, encoded by the exons AtgaccttccctccccctcctccttcctcccaatCGTCGATTGCTTCTGGCACCGATAAATCCTCTTCGACCAGGCCGGCAAGGTCACAGCAATCTCCTTGGGGTCCGTCCGTGTCCCAGTCTAGTGTTCGGCGTGGGTTGACTCCACTTGCgaccaacaacctctcctcaCTCGCCTCAGCTTCTCGGGGGCCACCTCAGTCCAACAGTCCTGGTCCAGGTGGTTCAACCGCGTCTCCTTTgacttcctccttttccgccGTTCTGAGCTCCGCTAGGGGCCATCCTGTTGGTCGGAACGTACCCTCGCCAGCCTCCACGCCCTCACCGTTCGCCTCCTTTCAATCTGGCTCgcaacagcaccaacaaCCTGGGCAGTCTCTCTCCTCACCTAAATTCAGAGCTCACACCCCGTCTTCAGGGTCACATCTGGCTTCCGCAGCGGGTTCTGTCgcgggtggaggaggctccgggggaggcggaggtgggaCGGGATCTTCCAGAGGCGCCACCTTCTCTCCGTTGTTGTCCGGTACAACCGTGAACTCACCTACGGGATTTCCCTCTGACAAGCCGGGATCGGCAGCTTCAGGCTCTGCTGCTCACGCGAGCCAGTCGTCGTTGACGAAGATATCAATCGCACAGGTTTTCCTGCTCCTAGATTCTATcacagagaaagagggtaGAGAAAAGTGGGAGACCAAAGCTGCTCAAATTCATAAG CTTGTTGAGTCGAACGGAATGGAGGTCTTTTCCAAATACTTTCGCCGCTTGCTTACGGGCAATGCCCCGCAGATTTTCCCCGGGGTCAACAAGTCCGTGGAAAATGCTGGCAATTATCCGCTCCTAGTTCAGGAGATGCAAAAAGTGTCTCAGGATATAGAACAGGCCCAAAAGATCGCAGAGACGGTAGATACATCCGAGGGAGATATCTTCCGCGATTTTGATCTCTCCACATTTTTGGATCACTTCAAACTCGATCCTCTTGTGAAGGTTTCTCTCGCGCTGGCCTTCAAAACTGCTAATAAGTCGGACTTGCGTGCTAAAG CTGATGCGATAATTTCCAATTCCATAACACCGTTCCTGCAAAGTCTGGCGACGCTGTCTGATGTCAGCAAGGATTACAAGAATTCTTTCATTGGCATGACTATCGAGCGGTTCATACTGTATCCGCCTAGGAATTTCACAGATGAAGTGAAGGGGAAATTGGTGTATGCGGCGAACTTGCGCTATCAGAAGCTGGGCGTGGACATGCCATTTGAGGTTGCGTCTGCTCTTCAGATGTTTAATTTCATTAACCCCAGGTATACCCTTGTCCGCCAACTTCACTCAAGAGGACCGAAAGCAACCTCAAATGCCGACGCCGTCACTGAGACGATAAACTCAACCGGGTCCGAGTGCTGGGGCGAAGAGCATATTGCCAGTGCGCTGCTTTTCCTTGTGCTCTCTCAACATTGGCGCGAGTTCTCTCTGGAGACATTCCTCGGGGCTGTTCAGGCACACTATGGCGAGAAGCGAATCAATTGGTCTCTCATCTTCCGCAGCTTCGACCGTGAGGGCTTGAGGCTTGATACTCGACAATTCGCAAAGCTGTATGCGGTCCTGTTGGCTGCTGCTACGGATGACCCATCCCTGGATATTCAGAAGCTTTGGGGTGGTGATTGGGAGCATCGTGATACACAGATGTCCTTCCTGACTGCTTTCATTGCTTCCAGGACAGATGTATCCCAAATCCCCAACCTACGTGCCACCTTTCCCTCCGACTTCTTCGCCGATGGTCCCGAGCTCGTTCGCTTGCAAGGCGAACGTGCTGCAAAGTCACCACTCCGGTCCTTGGACGCTATGAGAGCCATATTCGATCTGGCATTGTTTTCCCAAGCATCTTGGGCCGCCGCGGAGAGCCAACTGATGATCAAGGCCGTTGTTCAGTACGATCTACCCGTTTTCTTGTGCTCggccctctctctccctcagcCTTGGACTAGTGTGCAGCAGAGCTTTGTCCTTCGAACTTTGATAGTTTTCATACTCAAACAAGAGGAAGGATATCATTTGGCACTGCATGGGGCCTGGCATCAAGATCGGCAGTGGGTAGCAGAGCAACTCTTCACAACTTTCACGCAGGACCCGACATCTACTGCTGCCATCTATGAACATGCTGTCGAGTTTGGTTGGCTCGACTATCTCCTGGGATATACGAATGGTCTCGCTATGGATCTTGCTTGCTACGCTCATCGTAAAGGGCCCTTCGACCTGGAACAATGGGTTCGTAATGCGGCACAGAAAGGCCCTATGGATATGGGAAGCCTACTATCCAAGTTCCTGAGGATTAAGGCAGAAGACGAGCTTCACGTCCAACGGAAGGAACAGTCGGCTCCCCAGATGGTTAGTCTTGCGGTCAAAACGGTGTTCACGTTGCTGTCAGTTCTCGAAGAATATGTCGGTGACCGCGAAAATCTTACTCCTGTCCAACGGATATGCATTCAGACTTATCCGCGACTCATCAACTACGGAGAAGGTTTCGACGACATCATTGACGCCAACGGGGAAAACGGAAATTCGTTGCCTGAGGCAGTTGATAAGCAGATGCAAGAGCTTTTCGGCAAGATGTATCACGAGGAGCTCTCACTCAGGGAAATCCTTGAACTGATGAGAAGATACAAGTCCTCCCGTGAACCAGCCGAGCAGGACCTATTCGCTTGTATGGTGCATGGTCTTATTGACGAATACCATTGCTACCATGAATATCCCCTGGAGGCACTTACCAAAACAGCTGTGATGTTTGGTGGCATCATCAACTTCCGGCTAGTGGACGGAATTACCTTGAAGGTCGGCTTGGGCATGATTCTGGAGGCAGTGCGTGATCACGAAATGCATGATCCTATGTACAAGTTCGGTGTCGAGGCGATTGAGCAGTTGATCAACCGTCTTCCTGAATGGGCTGGCTTCTGCCACCTGCTCCTACAAATCCCAACCCTGCAGGGCACTACGATCTACCAGAAAGCCGAGGAAGTTCTGCGTGAGCAAGGGAGTCAAGTTAGGGATGAGCCTGGAAGAGCGGACAGTATTCCGGGTGCTGCCGTGAATGGGAACGTTGACGAGAACGCGACCGCGGATGGATCGACTCGTAAATTTGTTTCCGTTCATGTTGATCCGCTTCTCAGACCTGAGGTCTATCGTGATCCTGATGAAGATGTCCAAGACAAGATTCTCTTCGTATTGAACAACGTGTCTGAACAAAACATTGATGAGAAGCTGCGTGATCTCACGGATGTTCTTCGtgaccaacaccatcaatggTTCGCGTCTTACCTCGTGGAGGAACGTGCGAAATTGCAGCCGAATTTCCAGCAGCTCTACCTTGACCTGCTGGACCGTATCAATGACAAGCTGTTATGGGCGGAAGTTCTAAGGGAAACCTATGTCAGTGTATCTAAGCTTCTGAACTCCGAAGCTACAATCAACTCATCCACCGATCGCGGTCATCTCAAGAACCTCGGTGCATGGCTTGGATCTTTGACCATAGCCAAGGACAAGCCCATCAAACATAAGAATGTCTACTTCAAGGGACTTCTCTTGGAGGGATTCGATAGCCAGCGCCTGACTATCGTGATTCCTTTCACATGCAAGGTGCTCGTCCAAGCCACCAAGTCCACGGTGTTTAACCCTCCCAATCCTTGGCTGATGGACATCCTTGCATTGCTCATGGAACTGTATCATTTCGCTGAACTCAAGTTGAACTTGAAGTTCGAAATTGAAGTCCTGTGCAAGGACCTCGACCTCGATCACAAGACCATTGAGCCCTCTGTCATCATCCGTGACCGCTCTGCTCACATCGAAGATGCGCTGTCTACGGCCAATATTCCAGATGGTCTGGAGGCGTTCGAGGACATGACTCTCACAAGCATCAATCAAGGAATCCGCCACGAGCGATTGTCGCCCGCTGCCATTATGTCGACTCTCCCGAGCTTGGACAAGATCCTTGTACTCCCGTCGTCTGCCAGCAGCATGGTGGACCCGAATGTCCTTCGGCAGATAGTGCACAGCGCGGTCGAGCGTGCCATCGCGGAAATTATTACTCCCGTTGTGGAACGCTCAGTTACCATCGCATCTATCTCCACCGTCCAACTGGTGTCGAAGGACTTCGCAATGGAGCCTGATGAGGAAAGAGTGCGTCATGCGGCTGGCATAATGGTTAGGCAACTGGCTGGTAGCCTGGCTCTTGTGACCTGTAAGGAACCGCTCAAGGTGAGCATGACCAATTACATTCGCATGATCCAGCAAGAGTATTCCGATCAGCCAATGCCTGAGGGGTTGATTCTCATGTGTGTCAACGATAACCTCGATGCTGCTTGCGGTATCGTTGAGAAGGCCGCAGAGGAGAAGTCTCTTCCTGAGATCGAGAAGGTCATCGAACCCCAGTTGGAAGCTCGTCGGCGTCACAGGGCGGCCCGGCCCAATGAGCCTTTCATTGACCCATCAATGAATCGCTGGGGCCTTTTCATCCCCGAGCCTTACCGACAGGCTGCAGGAGGGTTGAACAAAGAGCAACTGGCAATTTATGAGGAATTTGCCCGTCAAGCCCGTGGCCCGGCAGCGGCCCACGTTCAGAATGTTTCTACCGATTCTGGTCGACAGCTTCCAGATGTTCTTCAGGAACCATATTCGCCTATTCCCAATCTCTCTACTCCTGCAGAACAGCCAGCTGTACCCCATAGGACACCACAAGCCCAGCAAGATGCTCGGTTACAGCAGACTGGTCTTGTCGGCGCACAGTCTCAGCTCAATGGCTTCCTTGAGGCACAAAGCCCGCGTGAGAAGGTCGAGAGCATAGTTTCCGAGTTACAGCAGGCAGCTCGGAACGCTCCTGAAGAGCGCATCCGGGACCTTGGCAGGGAGAGTGCTGTCCTCCAAGAGTACAACCAAGCACTTCGCACTATCCTTGCCTCTCCCAACGGTGAAGAACTCGCTCGTCTCACTGGCCTCAGAATCTGTACGACTTTGTATTCGCAGACACCCGGGACATTAGAGATTGAAGTCCTCGCACACTTGCTTGCGAAACTGTGCGATATGTCCACTCTTGTGGCCCGCTACACCTGGGCCATACTTTCTGAGGTTGACGACGAGCACATGTTCAACGTGCCAGTTACGGTTGCACTCATTGATGTCGGACTACTGGATATTCGTCGAGTTGACATGATCTTGACACGTCTTATTCTGCAAAAGAACACTGCTGCCCTGGATGTCCTCTCCAACCTCATGGACCGTGTTCTTTTCAGCGAGGAACCCTCTGCTCTAAGATCTGACTTCTCGGGTAGTCTTGAAGCCATGAGCCAATGGCTTGCGGAAGATTCGGACGTTACTGTGGCCAACGACATCATTCGCAAGCTGCGTGAATCCGGCATTCCCGAAGTCGTCAACCCCCTACTCAGTGACAAGGCCAGGTCCAAGCGTGACCAGATGGAGTATATCTTCAGCGAGTGGATTGGTATCTACAAGGCTCCCGGTGCCATTGATCGCACCTACTATTCTTTCCTCAAGGATCTGCATCAGCGACAGGTCATGGACAACCAAGAAGACTCGGcactcttcttccgccttaGCATCGACATCTCGGTTGCAATGTTCGATCACGAGTCACAGAACCCTAGTGGAAGTCTCGATGAGGCTTTCCTCTACATCGATGCCCTTGGCAAGCTGGTTGTCTTACTTGTCAAGTTCCAAGGCGAGTCTACAGGAGCTGCCAAGACAAGCAAGGCAGCCTTCTTCAATTCTACCCTCTCACTGCTTGTGCTTGTCctgaaccaccaccatgtcaTGAGAGGCGAGGCCTTCAATCAGCGTGTCTTCTTCAGGCTATTCTCCAGCATTCTGTGTGAATATTCCATGAACGGGCTTCAGCAAAGCGATCAGCATCAGGACATGATGTTCGCTTTTGCTAACAAGTTTCTGTCTCTTCAGCCCAAGTACTGCCCAGGATTCGTTTACGGGTGGCTGTCGTTGGTCTCTCACAGATTCTTTATGTCCGGTATGCTGAACATGCCGGAGCGGGCGGGCTGGGGACCGTACTGCGAAATCATGCAGGCGCTGCTCTCTTACATTGGCGAGCAGCTCAAGCCGGCCAGCATTTCATACGTTGCTAAGGACTTGTACAAGGGTGTTCTTCGCATCTTGCTGATCTTGCATCACGATTTCCCTGAGTTCGTGGCAGAGAATCACTTCCAGTTCTGTAACGTCATCCCTGCTCATTGCGCTCAGCTTCGGAACCTGGTCCTGAGTGCTTATCCGTCGTCCTTCCACAAACTCCCGGACCCGTTCagggaggggttgaaggTTGAGCGTCTGGAAGAAATGCGGGAAGCCCCCAGAATCGCCGGTGATACTGCAGGTCCGCTGGAACAGGCCAACATCAAGAGTGCTGTCGACAGTGCACTCCAGAGCACCAATGCATCTGACTCGGTCATTCAGCAGATCTCTGATGCCGTGTACAATCCTCCCACCAAGGAAACCGGCCCCTACTACACGCCGATTAACGTCAACGTGGTCCTTTTGAACGCGCTTGTACTTTACATCGGTCAGAGCGCCGTGTCTGCAAATGCGACCAAGGGCAACATTCGCGCGGCCTTTGACAATTCCCCTCACTCGGCGCTTCTCGAGAAGCTAGCAAAGGCCTTCCGGCCTGAGGCGCGGTACTATCTCCTGAGCGGCATGGCCAATCAGCTCCGCTACCCCAACAGCCATACCTACTTCTTTAGCTTCGCCATTCTCCGCCTGTTCGGCACCGACTACTCGGAGCAGGACGATTCTGACATTCGTCAGCAAATCATCCGGGTGCTTCTCGAGAGGCTTATTGTCCACCGCCCTCACCCATGGGGTCTCATCATTACCCTGCAGGAGCTGCTTCAGAACCGGAGCTACACCTTCTTCCGTCTTCCGTTTATTCAGGCTGCGCCTGAG ATCGGCCGTCTGTTCGATGCTCTCCTGCAGCACATCCAGCAACAGAGCCCGCGGGCCATGGCTTGA
- a CDS encoding uncharacterized protein (COG:S;~EggNog:ENOG410PPQQ;~TransMembrane:3 (o98-115i127-145o151-169i)), with the protein MNFAPYQDESPEVERAFSPSLADANRIKSPNLRSPRGSPPVPGLASPGLPSPSQFAGAGHINTSGHGNTGFGNDVESGRWNLGAFDTSLPIRMDVEAMLAYLLLPPAGGVFLLLVEHKSDYVRFHAWQSSMLFTVMFILHLIFSWSSFFSWLLFICDIAMIGFLSMRAYRDVDTLEHFEVPIFGRLANSFVDDE; encoded by the exons ATGAACTTTGCGCCCTACCAGGACGAGTCCCCCGAGGTGGAACGCGCCTTTTCGCCGTCGCTGGCCGACGCGAATCGCATCAAATCCCCCAATCTTCGATCGCCTCGCGGATCTCCTCCCGTCCCCGGACTCGCTTCACCGGGgctcccctcccccagtcAGTTCGCCGGTGCGGGTCATATAAACACCAGTGGACATGGAAACACAGGATTTGGCAATGATGTGGAGAGCGGTCGTTGGAATCTTGGGGCTTTCGATACCAGTCTCCCCATCCGCATGGATGTTGAAGCTATGCTGGCATATTTGCTTCTGCCTCCTGCCGGTGGTGTCTTCCTCCTGTTGGTAGAACACAAGAGCGACTATGTTCG CTTCCACGCCTGGCAATCGAGCATGCTTTTCACCGTCATGTTT ATACTCCACCTAATATTCTCCTGGTCAAGCTTTTTCTCATGGCTCTTGTTTATCTGTGATATTGCAATGATCGGTTTTCTCAGCATGCGGGCTTATCGAGATG TTGACACACTCGAACATTTCGAAGTCCCAATCTTTGGCCGACTGGCCAACTCCTTTGTTGACGATGAATGA